TGCGCAGAGCGCACCTCATGAAAGGGTTATCCCGATAGACGTTTACATGACCTGATAttcaggttagaaaagggttaccccaggggtAATAACCCGGTTTTTGCTGGTGTTTACATGGCCTTGTGGGACCATGTTATTTGCAATAACCCGGTTTTGAATGggttattggctgcatgtaaacgcagtcAGTGACTTTGATTACCTAACTCCACTTGATGAATTAGCACCTGGTTTGGGTTTCACTACCACCATGGCATCTACTGGTCCTGGTTTCACACCCTATTTAGTGTTGGATAGAAGCAGAATCAGAATCAGTTTCCTTGTTATGCAATCAAGGAATTTTCTCTTGGTTCCACATACTCACATCACACAATTAATCAAAATTATAGCTGGGTAAATTTGGGGAAAAAATTAGCTTTAAACGTTTTATCATGTCTCTTAACCACATTGTAACATAGTATTACTTtcagatattctaattttatataCAAACCATTGTTCGAGGTTTGTGCCACTTCTGTTCTGTCTCAGTGCATGAAAGGACAGGAGGAACAGCAGACATCCCACACTCTGAATAATGGGGTGTCTGGTAAAGCAATGCAACCAAATGGTTACAGAGCCCAATTCCAGCCACACAGGAGCACGAGCTGGTAACCAGCACAACTGGATCAGAATCACATAAAGTAATCTGaaatacacacaaacaaataCTGTCAATGAACTTAAAATAACTCATTATGTACGTATACTAATGAACAATAAAGCTAGAAAATAAAAAGATGACAGACAGATTTGAGGTAGAACATAAGCAGCTGAATAGCTGAGTGAATGGATGGTCATTGCTCTATTctatataaaatatttattttcatttaacagATAATATAATCATTTAACTTTGATTTAAGTTGCATGCACTGACTTTAAACCATCAGAACCTTTTCACTCAGCTACTGCAACACTGCATAACCACTGTTTCAGCTGGGATTTATTTTCAGGCTCAAGTCTATTATGAATATTCATGTATTATATTTTATAATTCTCAAAATATATCCATTATTTGCTAAGATAAACAACTTATCACACCTTTTGTCCGAGCTGAAACATGGTATAACAGTGAAAATCAGAACATGTTCAACAATCTTCACTGCAAAGCCTACTCTCAGCTGGTGTGGTTTGGCTGCTTTCTTCATGGACCGATAGCAGTGAGCTCTAACCGAGATCTCACTGGTGGCCCGGTTTCTCCCTGACACttgaaaacaaaagtacaaaaatatTAACTGGGGACAtcgtttttatgtttatttagaagATAGCCCAAGACACAGGAGGTCTTAACTTAGCATACGGAGGATACACATGCATTAGTCAGCTAGCAAGTAGCTAGTTTTTGCTAGCTTTAGCAACTTACCTTCATAATTGCAGAGATACGAGGACACATAAAACCTAAAACCTTTCTCCAGTGTACTCTGCGGTGCTGAACTGCATCCTCGTACAATTCTTCGCACATCGTTTACTGTAAATCGTGGTAATTCCAACAAACATCGAGTGAACTGCAAAGTATCTACCATTATGCTGGCTTCTTCTCCTGGACCGGAAGTGAGGGGGCGGCCTTATGTAAAACACGGAAATGACTCGTGCATAGAGCCTATTCAGACAGAGTGAAGTTTAgtttataaaaaataatgtattttTACAACAAGTTACTTTCTGGTCATTTTTCTGATGAAAACTTCACATTTGATCCGTTACACTGTCTTTAATAAAAAAATCTAGACATCATGAAGTAAACTGTTAATTCCATGAATAATTGGATTTATTTGATTGAAATGTGCAAAGATGCACACATACAGCTAACATTTAGAGGCAACCTCATTCAAGACAACTATGACTCAACAGTTTCTCAAAATAAGGTGTTTTTCCCATCTGAAATGAATGGTGCTTTGCCTCAAATATTTAGTCAAATCATTTCATTTTGTTTGTATGCTATTGTTTCACTTCTtgtgtataccgtaaatcctctaatacaggcccgggcctgtatttgactcaagctcatcaagctccgggcctttattggaaggagggccagtattagaggcaggcctctatttctatttgagcaaaatgaactaatggttcgctggagtttttgacaattaaaagtgcgcccacattttcaaagttaaagagcaagtaacgtctaaattaactttttttttgctgatgaactgtataaatgagtgtctaatagtgttttaaatgtgtgcattctttattttagcattttggtgcattttctttaaaaattaaaaattctgtctaaaaaccacagtaatgcgccaccttcagctgaaaacatagaatttgagtcattttgaataaattttagccaatggctaaagagtaaagtactacgtaaaccagtagagtactacgtagcagctccgtgccaaagttataaaagcaacgagcgtctcggccacgccctgtggcgagtgggagttggatttgcaagcgagtgtaggaggtcagcggtagttcagcattagcgtatagcattagcatatcctagtctttagcatatcttttagtgttataaatacttatttagtgttagcttggctgttgtatattatagtttagttagtgtttggctgttagtgtaattgggaaagtagttcgggtttagtgttccatatcgtcttagtattggtgagtaggtgtagtgtagtatggttgcggtgactctgtgggcattttacccgcgattctgcacgtctccgtttgaagagggaggctgtgcccaccgtggctcttccgcgatttagatgcagcccaccgactctgctcccccaccacggcgggctccagtctgaggtgagtcagctaaataaacgttttaacatcttctaaagacaattccctacctaaaggcaaagtctgagagacgtggttcacttcctttagctagtcagtcggcaattctgcaacagtgactaactgacgcagcacttgttgacagcattacagcgtgaaatccagcttgtgacccggttctgtgaggaattctgttcaggaggtcgcatttcaggctctccacatcatatgtgactgacttttacgttataacaacgatcacacactaggaatgttataaagcgcctatataggagattcttttgtatattatctgactataaactccaacaacaatgtgcttctatttttttttcaggctaaatctacccaagacactggctgtcagactgatttagctgcatgaatgtacttgtccaggctgacgtgaagccatacctgtagcaaaggtgaattatttttaataattgtctatgtaaacattttattattaccttctagttttaatatgttttacagattattgttacatgtgattttatgctcttttaaacatttataaatgtgctgcttctttgtttttgtacatagccagccagaatggagttcacagccgcagtgtgtctggtgacccacggggaccatgatgaaaattcatcttccagaaggtcccagagcgtccagaccccctgaaaagaccaaggtgtgaggtgtctgctgttgattccagcttccacctcagtgacagtgcaagctcagtgaactgttcaaggtaaaaaaattaaaacatttcagaatttttaagatattaacaattaaataagtatgtgattacatcatgacggaggctactgattctgcccgtgacacttggtggtgacgtgtaagctgattctcctggaaaataacttttacattaaatattttgtttttgctatcaaaagtaaattaactaataacctgcattattgcaggacattcagcaaaatatggactacaccatgaggcatgcacacattaatattctataagagcacataaggtgagcaacaccacatattgtacactgtcctgaatttgttttctttctgcatctcattagcctggctgatcacctgataactcctgtcatctggttatgacagcatgaggatgtcctcacacacctgtaacctatcagctcatctggcagaatagagagagaagagacaacaccacatctcctgttcctggaaagccttcagccttccttcgatgactgagaacctccatcagctctgtctcctgtctgcctacaattattataataaatattgtgtttgacaagttttttgtgctgccaaatatctcatttagattccagttttgatattttaatggatatttataaattacattgattatcacatttttgttgcatgtttaactagctctattgtgattaattaaactagcacctcactgttaaaagctcgttctaatttcaagcatgtttaagtatttatggacatgaacaaaaacaggaaatatataaattgagatttatttaattaatataacaaataagggggaaagagtcattgaaaggcacattcttctggaagttcctgatcctgaggacaccagcagaggagaccagctgcagacaccagagaccagctgcagacaccagaggacctagaaccgagagagcagctgttattagtaaataaataaagaaatcagggcagttttagtgggctgaacacattacagaataattttctcatggggtattttcataactttatatgcagcagactgtaccttgagcccagggctaccggagagctatccagcatgtttcagtggattttcctgctttaacaggttagattagctgttaagcagctcagctatttgttgctgattaaaaccaggtgtgctgaagcagataaacctctaaaacatgctgaatactagctttttggggccgtggagacaaaccctgcagctaatccaatgctatggctaacggctacttacctttcagaggtgattctgttgggtcggttctgggagtttcaggcaactcacaagctcaaaacaataagactcaggtccgcttgtctcctccaaatagacttggtccctttcttctcgagtgtctgtaaggagggggagaaacgtcctccacttctatcaactgctcagagtgaagggagctagcttcgtctagttagccatcgtcttcgtcactgccgcggctccgccctctcggtcctccaggcaacgcctactaatgttgcattttttaaaattgatacgtgggtggagaaggactccgaggctcaattgacccgctctttaaacacatttcttttaaaaacggtagttcctgcttcagccctcacccaccccccccccacccccccccccccacccccaccccctgcgcagcggccgcaaactcactgatgcgcctgcagcctctcggagttcctgctgctctaaacattaaaataattatttcattttctgttcctcacttctgattaccttcaatggtgtctgtttgttgcaaccagcaggtacaaaaactaacttgtttttatttgactatttttctgtcctgtctgtttattatcttcctgcatctcctctcaatcctaaagagaaactgctacctgggttcatatttattcacctcatgagttacctttgaactgcagttctaaaagatctaccgaccacaaaaacagcggagcgcttgctgtttgacggctgtatcagtgatcagtgcgtcggaggacaaggtgatgcgcgcagcgccccgctccacagcagcgaaacacatcaggcgcaaataaaagacagaaaacattaaaggaaatgaactgacatgaacgatcgcgtgttaaattagtttttgaggtggcgacacctgattgttactgtggccatgctcaggaggcagatctaccgaccgcgaaaacagctgagcgctccctgctgtgatctgtgcgtcagaggacaagttgatgcgccccgctccacagcagcgatacacatcaggcgcaaataaaagacagaaaacattaaaggaaatgaactgacatgaacgatcgcgtgtcagtacctatggtctggcacttgagttttacccccaaaaagagaatgtgatcatacgataattcaatagggagcgtggtttcacagacgcggaagtgatagcgtcggtgctctaggaaaccctCGAGCGTTCGAGCATCAacaaagtgacacggaaatgccgggctttccagaagtaagtaagataacttactatgagctgatagttcgttggattgatcggtaggttggaaactctgatcatgaatctgaagaaacgatgactgagtggtgagctggaaaggcgacttccgtttatagccgcggtttgtgacgtaggtgcaacgtgaagggaatccccgcgaggggcatgctgggagtccctacttcgtggattttcactatcgcggccaggtctggaacgcatctaccgcggagggattactgtagttcatacaccccctactgctgctccccagagtgttctgcagcataatcagcacgttctctttgaacttgatagtgtaatgacctggctggggttgtaagccaggtgcattctgggtattgtgttatatgtgtttcctatcgttctgctagttcctatgtgctgatttgcgtgttgtgtgagtgttatgtaagccacagggaaggtgatgtgtgttctgtggagcaggttgaattagcatggttaactgacaccgtgactctgtgtggtaggagcgtgatagaggattgtgtctgtagcgttacaaagcgttgaagaaaaggcaggggtggaccgttaaagcgcccgagcgccaatggcgctaaattttctcgtcgggcggtaaatacttgacgacttaccgcccgggtggcgcccaagccttatttgtcatttacacactggctttcacctacatcatggccccaccctgtaggaagccgccgttttcgtttcgcgcgtgtgaacctgcgcgcctctagccacgttctgcacttgtacgattcgtgcacgtactgcacattctagttatagtcacgtgaactataagttcactattaaagacgaagtggaaccacgctagaaacacacaagcacgcaggaagatcgccccaccacagggatgggatttcttgatgaaatctccggcaaaacgctttaaaactggtgaggagaagcgagacagttcgaaacggtatgaagcagagaagcgtgtgcgtaggtggaatgattcttggcggtttaaagaagaagggaggcgcagagaatggccgtgttcgagttgagcagcgcatcgcctggaaaacaggcgagagaagacggaagcagcggggggagtggctgaaagccggcgtttcgccggggacacaccggccgcggaagcgcccgaagcgccgagaagcgaattgctcacgaaattcggccgctgctcgccgctcctcagttcagatcagacgcgccccatttgaggcgcgcctcggctcagctgtagtttttcttttaactacttgtcctccatttcctctctcttttctcagctcttttcctctacgtgtgtgtgtgtgagagagagagagagagagagagagagagagagagagagagagagagagagagagagagagagagagagagagagagagagagagagagagagagagagagagagagagagagagagagagagagagagagagagagagagagagagagagagagagagagagagagagagagagagagagagagagagagagagagagagagagagagagagagagagagagagagagagagagagagagagagagagagagagatatggtgtgaaccagttgtttctgccagttgaatctcttggattttcctgcatgtgtagctcgggggtgacgatggctgaagatatcgcgtcagcgttcacatttgtttaattttcaattttaattctggtgcctgttagcagctgaaacatcctcacgtgcttgtggatatcatatattgtatatgaagacctgactgtaataattaaaggttatcagctgtaggtttagtgtgctcataggaaacgtgacaaaagaaaacaaaacacatttctctttatggcctatatgtgATTTAtagaatacatgtgaacaactaacatttcatgttctaccaccgaatgtttggatcaaaatatgaaccaatcagatcttagatcaggtgagagccaggcgtttcccatcatcatctaggttttgcagccgagggagagcaactgcagcgccttgctccaaaatctgcggccgccttgatctcacaagtttatcgttgtctacgtatgcatgacgtcagagcaagtcggcatcaattcggacacgaatctaaccggcatgcactgctcgccgatcaccgctggtctagtctgcgcagaactggctcatctcgaacacagccgatggctcgaatacagcaaagcggagttggtgatgtactgcgttgtatgccggaagtatgcgacgacaaaatcgtgttttgttgagggaacaaacaaattcaaacttgaatacgttattatgtttgtgaatgtgtacaaaataaaggtttattacatttaaaacggttctgttattattttgactcgttttggcagctgaccagtggggccggtagattcttggtggggccggtaaatattcagagttaccagcccggctggccggttggttttgaagttaatgtccacccctgaaaggcctaaaaaaggtctgcgtgaacttctacttcctcctgctggttgatttggggactataaccctgccgctgggacgctcgtacttgcttgttaccacatgccatccggccacaataagagaccggccattatttacctccgctgactcagacaccggccagaattggagacccgacctttaattgaataccggcctgtattagaggatttacggtatttttgaTTTCAGACTTACCCTACCCCTTTGAATGGGGTACAGGCTATATAGCCATTTTGGTGGGAGCAGGGATTACTTTTCTTGTCCAAAGTAGCTCAGTCTTCACTTCAGCACTTACGCCTCTGGTTGGTAAGTCTAATTTTGCATACTCATTACTCTAGGTTTGTTTTGATTTAGATATAAACCCAAACTTACACCTTGTCAATCTTATGTATTGGTGTAATCAGTCTTGAGAGAGCTTATCCCTTGACACTGGGTGCAAACATGGGTACAACAACCACTGCTGTACTTGCTGCTATGGCTAGCCCTGGAGATAAACTAGCCAACTCACTGCAGGTAAAAATGTTGACCCTCATGGTTGGTACAGTTGGAAATGTAAATTTGAAAGTGTATTACAGCTTTATCAATTTAAGGTATTTTTGCTTTTGGGtttgagaaagaaagaaatgtaTTTGAGtgagcaaaaacaaaaatttGCAGGAGTGACTGCCAGCCACACAGCAGCAGGCCCCGCAGACTACAGGCCTAAAAATAAAAGCTACTTATAAAGCCTTTAACAATttaggatttatttatttattgctttttAGTCTGAgtaattaacccccagagacccacggttgtaatattacaacatcagatttaagtctacaaaaataaaccttccccattttttttcttttaaaaccacatttacattgctaataggtcctattgttccgttccgcaacactattggctgttaaaacatGTAAATAGGCCAGCAGGTTACCCTCCTCCGTTTTTTTAAAGAGGTTTCTTTTGGGTTTTCTCATCCTGAAGCTCAGATTTTCTGTGTCTGAGGAGGCCGGTGTGGTGAGTGTTGAAGAAGGCCCGCGTTTTTATAGAGGGGGACTCCTGGGTGGGACAAGACGTGGGGGTGGGGTTAGGATGATTGATACCGAGCAGATGGCAACCCTACTAATATACTTCCTGCTATAAGGTTAAAGGTCAGGGGTCATTAAACTGTTCCCACGGTGGTCTCCTCACAGCATCATTAAAAATCGATAAATCACATGTCAAGGGTCGGGGGATCAAGGGTCATCGGGGGAGTGATTTACAGAGGGGATAGAGGTCAAAGGTAAAATGCCATAAATCTATCTTGACATAAAGCACATCTGTCAATGTTTCGCTTCTTGTCAGGTTTCTCagcagggctgtgcagagacctttgaaggggcgggtgctcaaatttaaaaaggggcacacagaataatattttcaaacaccgtgacataaccacagtatacctggctgaataacaaatcatatttattagagattcaaaatggaagcaaatcattatatacaccataaggacaatgtcaagcaaaagtaacttgttttggtaaatggtctgtatttgtataatgccttcttagggttctacaaccccccaaggcactttacaacacagtccgtcattcacacacacacattaacctactgatggtgatgagctatgatgtagccacagctgctctggagcgcactgacagaggtgaagctgctgagcacaggcgccaccagtccctccgaccaccaccagcaggcaaagcaggttaagtgccttgcccaaggacacaacagcatcaatctctgattgaagtcaggatcaaacctgcaacctttcgattactggacaacctgctccacctcctgatctgTTGCTGTCCTATGttacctgatgatggggtacagtgtagctgttgcagggtc
This sequence is a window from Nothobranchius furzeri strain GRZ-AD chromosome 3, NfurGRZ-RIMD1, whole genome shotgun sequence. Protein-coding genes within it:
- the LOC107375927 gene encoding uncharacterized protein isoform X1 — encoded protein: MVDTLQFTRCLLELPRFTVNDVRRIVRGCSSAPQSTLEKGFRFYVSSYLCNYEVSGRNRATSEISVRAHCYRSMKKAAKPHQLRITLCDSDPVVLVTSSCSCVAGIGLCNHLVALLYQTPHYSECGMSAVPPVLSCTETEQKWHKPRTMGVKPGPVDAMVVVKPKPGANSSSGVRSALYKGYSGELPDPATLNPTAVYTDFDPDSLPLICSMNISPDKPLVDSIFGKAQAGSILSYQHPPPTSDCVITHMDAPLFPKVPLEDYHLKPTDCKYVPTEQEQLHLQSLSVTKSQSHNIEEST